A window of Phenylobacterium sp. NIBR 498073 genomic DNA:
TGAGCGCCATCCGCAGCGGCCCCGCCGAGTTCCCGGCCTATTCCCACGTCGTCTACGACATCGACCCGGCCCTGACCCGGCGGCTCGACCCGCCCGACGTGCTGGTCATCGAGGGGCTGACTCTGCGCCATCCCGACACCGGGCCGGCCGGCCTGCTCGACGCCCTGATCTACCTGGAAGCCGACGAGGCCGACCTCGAGCGCTGGTACGTCGCCCGCTTCCTCGAGCTCTGGGAGGCGGCCGAGCATGACCCGTCCTCGTTCTACGCCCGCTTCCGCCACATGACCCGCGAGCAGACCGACGGCCTGGCCCGCATGGTCTGGCGCGACGTGAACCTGAAGAACCTGCACGACCACATCATCCACGCCCGGGCCCGCGCCGACCTCGTGGTCGCCAAGGGGCCGGACCACGCCATCGCCTCGCTGAGCGGCCCGGCCGCCCGGAATCCATGACCCAGGACCAGACCCTCGAACCCCGCCCGGGCGTCAGCCCCAACGCCCTGATCCTGCTGGCCGCTTGGCTGGCCTCGGGCGCCTTCCTGGTCTACGCGCCCAGCGAGCTGGCCGCGCGGCTGGCGACCTTCGTCTTCGTGATCCTCGGATGGATCCTGGCGGTCATGGCCCACGAGTTCGGCCACGCCTTCATCGCCCACAAGGCCGGCGACCACACCATCCGCGCCAAGGGCTACCTGACCCTCGACCCGCTGAAGTACGTCGACGTCGGCGTCTCGATCGTCATCCCGATCCTGGCCGTGGTGCTCGGCGGCATCGGCTTTCCGGGCGGCGCGGTCTATCTGCGCGAGGACCTGATGCGCAATCGCTGGTGGCGGGCCCTGGCCTCGCTGGCCGGGCCGCTGGGCACGCTGCTGGTGCTGATCGTGCTGGTGGCGGCGATCTGGGCCGTGGCGCTCTCGCCGCTCGCCACGACCGGCGCGCGCATGCTCTGCGACGCCCTCGCCTTCCTCGCCTTCCTGCAGGCGACCGCCTTCGTGCTCAACCTGCTGCCGGTCCCGGGCCTCGACGGCTACGGCGTCATCCGCCCGTTCCTGCCCGCCTCGATCCGCCAGGGCCTGCGCAAATTCGAGGGCCTGGCCATGGTTGGGCTGTTCCTGCTGATCTTCCTCGTCCCGGGGGCCTCGGCGATCATCTTCGCGCCCGCCCTGATGCTCACCGACATCGCCGGCCTGCCCCGCGAATTGATCCAGGCCGGTTGGGACGCCTTCCGCGTCTGGCGGTCCTAGGCTGCCCGGTCCCCCGCCCCGGCCGTGATCGGCCCGGCGAAGGTGCTCAGGTGGCGCTTGCCTTGCCAGAGTTCGGCCCCGAAGGCGTGGCGGTTGTGCGCCGCCTTTTCCAGCGCCTCCTCGTCGGAGGCGCACTCCCATTCTTCGACGTCAGCGAACTTGCCGGCCGAGTTCAGCACAAAGAGTCGATAGTCCATGCCGCATCCTTCCTTGCACGAAAGAGGCAACCCTCTGGTCGCATGGACGGTTCCTTCAACTCTCGGCGCCTCAGGCCCCTCCCTCAACGTTTGCTTAACCCTG
This region includes:
- a CDS encoding site-2 protease family protein, which encodes MTQDQTLEPRPGVSPNALILLAAWLASGAFLVYAPSELAARLATFVFVILGWILAVMAHEFGHAFIAHKAGDHTIRAKGYLTLDPLKYVDVGVSIVIPILAVVLGGIGFPGGAVYLREDLMRNRWWRALASLAGPLGTLLVLIVLVAAIWAVALSPLATTGARMLCDALAFLAFLQATAFVLNLLPVPGLDGYGVIRPFLPASIRQGLRKFEGLAMVGLFLLIFLVPGASAIIFAPALMLTDIAGLPRELIQAGWDAFRVWRS